Proteins co-encoded in one Hyla sarda isolate aHylSar1 chromosome 4, aHylSar1.hap1, whole genome shotgun sequence genomic window:
- the MCM7 gene encoding DNA replication licensing factor MCM7, with product MPRDYQAEKEKFKTFLQEFYKDDESGKKNFKYGTQLTNIAHREQVSLYIDLDDLAEEDPELVDAICENTRRYTNLFADVVQELLPQYKEKEVVNKDSLDVYIEHRLMMEQRSHDPTEIRDIHNQYPAELMRRFELYFKAPSTSKARVVRDVKADCIGKLVTVRGIVTRVTEVKPMMVVATYTCDQCGAETYQPIQSPTFMPLMMCPSKDCQTNRSGGRLYLQTRGSKFIKFQELKIQEHSDQVPVGNIPRCMTVFVRGENTRLVQPGDHVGITGVFLPMLKTGFRQVVQGLLSETYLDAHRMVKMNKTEDDELGTEELSEEELRQITEDDFYEKLAASIAPEIYGHEDVKKALLLLLVGGVDHSPRGMKIRGNINICLMGDPGVAKSQLLSYIDRLAPRSQYTTGRGSSGVGLTAAVMKDPVTGEMMLEGGALVLADQGVCCIDEFDKMMDSDRTAIHEVMEQQTISIAKAGIMTTLNARCSILAAANPAYGRYNPKKTVEQNIQLPAALLSRFDLLWLIQDKPDRDNDLRLAQHITYVHQHSKQPPSQFEALDMKLMRRYITMCKRKQPAIPESLADYLTAAYVEMRKEARTNKDTTFTSARTLLSVLRLSTALARLRLEDVVEKEDVNEAMRLMEMSKDSLLGDKGQTARTQRPADVIFATIREMVPEKGQRSVKYSEAEQRCVSKGFTPAQFEAALEEYEELNVWLVNQARTKITFV from the exons aaaaattcaagaCCTTCCTACAGGAATTCTACAAGGACGATGAGTCGGGGAAGAAGAACTTCAAATATGGCACCCAGCTG ACTAACATTGCCCACAGAGAACAAGTCTCTTTATACATTGACCTTGATGACCTGGCAGAAGAAGATCCCGAGCTGGTAGATGCCATCTGTGAGAACACCCGCAGATACACCAACCTGTTCGCAGATGTTGTGCAGGAGCTGCTGCCCCAGTATAAGGAGAAGGAG GTGGTGAATAAGGATTCCCTGGATGTCTACATAGAGCATCGATTAATGATGGAGCAGAGGAGCCACGACCCCACGGAGATCAGGGACATTCACAACCAGTATCCCGCAGAGCTCATGCGCAGATT TGAGCTGTACTTCAAGGCTCCTTCCACCTCCAAAGCCAGAGTTGTCCGTGACGTGAAAGCAGACTGTATCGGTAAACTTGTAACCGTGCGGGGAATTGTCACCAGGGTCACAGAAGTGAAGCCCATGATGGTGGTAGCAACGTACACATGTGACCAATGTGGTGCCGAGACCTACCAACCT ATCCAGTCTCCAACCTTCATGCCCTTAATGATGTGCCCGAGTAAGGATTGTCAGACCAACCGCTCGGGCGGAAGGCTTTATCTCCAGACCAGGGGGTCAAAGTTCATAAAGTTCCAGGAGCTGAAAATCCAAGAGCAT AGCGATCAAGTACCTGTCGGTAACATTCCCCGCTGTATGACAGTCTTCGTCCGAGGAGAGAACACGCGTCTGGTGCAGCCTGGCGACCACGTCGGTATTACTGGAGTGTTTCTGCCCATGCTCAAGACTGGCTTCCGGCAAGTAGTCCAG GGACTGCTGTCTGAGACCTACCTGGATGCTCATCGGATGGTGAAGATGAACAAGACTGAGGATGATGAGTTGGGAACGGAAGAATTGAGCGAGGAGGAGTTGCGGCAGATCACAG AGGATGACTTCTACGAGAAGCTTGCTGCGTCCATCGCACCGGAGATCTATGGACATGAGGATGTGAAGAAGGCTCTGCTGCTTCTCCTGGTGGGTGGTGTGGACCATTCACCCCGTGGCATGAAGATtagag GGAACATTAACATTTGCCTGATGGGAGATCCAGGAGTGGCCAAGTCTCAGCTTCTGTCCTATATAGACCGCCTGGCTCCTCGCA GTCAGTACACCACCGGAAGAGGCTCCTCGGGTGTCGGTCTCACGGCCGCTGTGATGAAGGATCCGGTGACTGGAGAGATGATGCTGGAGGGAGGAGCCTTGGTGCTGGCAGATCAGGGAGTCTGTTGTATTGACGAGTTTGATAAGATGATGGATTCTGACCGGACCGCCATCCACGAGGTCATGGAACAGCAGACCATCTCTATTGCCAAG GCTGGAATAATGACCACTCTGAACGCCCGCTGCTCTATCCTCGCCGCTGCTAACCCGGCCTACGGAAGGTACAACCCCAAGAAGACTGTGGAGCAGAACATCCAGCTGCCCGCCGCCCTGCTGTCTCGATTCGATCTGCTCTGGTTGATTCAGGACAAGCCTGACCGAGACAATGACCTCAG GTTGGCTCAGCACATCACCTATGTCCATCAGCACAGCAAGCAGCCGCCCTCTCAATTCGAGGCTCTGGATATGAAGCTCATGAG ACGCTATATCACCATGTGCAAGCGTAAGCAGCCTGCAATCCCAGAATCCCTTGCGGACTATCTGACTGCAGCCTATGTGGAGATGAGGAAAGAGGCCAGAACCAACAAAGACACCACATTCACCTCGGCCCGAACCCTCCTTTCTGTCCTGCGACTCTCCACAGCTCTG GCACGGCTACGTCTGGAAGACGTTGTAGAGAAGGAAGATGTCAATGAAGCAATGAGGCTAATGGAAATGTCTAAAGACTCCCTGCTGGGAGACAAAGGGCAGACGGCGAG GACCCAGCGACCGGCTGACGTCATCTTCGCCACAATCCGTGAGATGGTTCCGGAGAAGGGTCAGCGCAGTGTCAAGTACTCTGAGGCCGAGCAGCGCTGCGTGTCTAAAGGCTTCACCCCCGCACAGTTCGAGGCGGCTCTAGAGGAGTACGAGGAGCTGAACGTCTGGCTGGTCAACCAGGCGCGCACCAAGATCACCTTTGTGTGA